TGTCAGGTTGTAATTATCCCATGACATGTGGTCATGTCGTGGGATAAATTACACGCAGTGTGATAATGACTGAAACTACTGATAGCCTCAGTCACACAAAAAACCAGTTGGAATACCACAAACCATGATTTGGAACCATTGTGACAAATTCAGGTTCAACCCTAGGTTTTGGATTGGAGCTGGGTGAAGTCTTACCAGAATATATCCCTGCAGTAATTTAAACTCTTCTTAATTTGTATGTGGTGAAATTGTAACAGTGCAAAAAAATCCACACAGCAAAAGAATAATGAGTCTTTCTGCGCATAGTCCCACTGCTGAACTTGAAATGAACTTTTGATTTGACAGTGACGCAGTGGGTTTTCCACCAAACAAATGGAGACAAATGTTTGAGAAGCTTATTTGAAACTGTGTGACACAATGAGGGGAAACCCAGCACTGCTCCCACACTAATGTCTTCATTTTCCTGGATATGACATATCAAACACGTCATattctgtgacattttctcCCAGAGGAGTTCTCTCTCGACAAAGTCACATTTCAAAGACGGCATCAGTCAAACATCTACCAGGCTTCAGAGAAGGGAAGCAGTGATGagggcaaacacaaacaaactcacagtATCAGAGAAGCAATAAACCCCTCTGCTCAGGTTCTGGTGGTGTTCACATGATTTGGAATAACTGCTGAGAACTGATAAGCAGTgcattcttttcatttaattaatgaaGCATGACGAAGTGCATCATTAATCTCGCATTAAGCTCCTAATTACCATGACAGCGCTATATGAAAAACGTTTGTTTGTGACGGAAACAAGCTGAAGGATGAGCTTGTCTCAGTTGTCTTTTAAAACCTGTGCTTGTTTGGTTTggttcattgtgtttttttggtcaGGTGGACacctggggcctcatttataaatgtgGCGTATGCCACTTTCCACACAGAGGTTatctataaaaaacagacttgatgGAAGAATGTGTGCACCCCTAAGCAGCCTGACGAGCACAATATAAATTCGACAACAATCCAACAACCAAAGAAGCATCACAGGTCGAAAAGTTGGAATTACTACATACATTCATCACGACTCTGACCCGTGGCTTTTGGGTGTACACTTTTATTTACATCCTATgcacaattttttaaatgaaggccATGGTCTTCAATGCTTTGGGTGTTCTGAGCAAATGCTCACCTACCGTTTAGCCTCCTAATTTGGTTGTCGCCATGTTGGTTTTTTGAAAGCAGAGAAACCATATTCGGAGGAGAAATTGGAGTGATATGTCATAGGTGGTATTTCATGCTTTTTTGCTGACTGTTATCTTTTAACTCATgcagattttatgtttttactttggGTTTAATATGATCTATATTGATTTTATACTGGTGATTGTGACAACTctgataaaagaaaacatgcattcAAGTTTGATACATTTCAGCATCTTACCTGGCTGGACTCTGTGCTGATGCCTGGAATATCCTGCACAGAGCGACGTCTCTGAGGCTCACAAGAGGCTACAGATGGGAcgcacagacagaaagagatcaACAACAATTTGCAGACAGAGATGATGGGAGATCCATTCTTTGCTTGTGTTGGGGGATCCAAGATGGAGGACCCAGACAGAGGGACCCCCAAAGGTACAGTTGCTGATTTGAACATTTACACCCTGGCCAATCAACATATGTTGCGGTGGGAGTGTGATCACAGTCCTCGAAGCAACAGCAATCAGTGCGGACGAGTTCTATTTAGAGAAACAGCTGAGTCAGATTCTGTGATAAGTTTGTACTTTGAGTGGTTTAGGTTAACATGTGGAGGTCTGAGACTggggcttttatttattttttttttttaaacggtaataacaaatataataattaaaatatagtAGATATAACCTGCTCTGTATGACATTAATATTGagtaaagagtttggtctagacctgctttatatgtaaagtgccttgatgtaactctgctatgatttggcgctatacaaataaatctgatttgatttgatttagaggGCCTTTTCTAGCCCTGGGCCCTTTACCTTCCCTTAATCACCAACAGTTAAGCAAATGTAACTGAATCTTCAAATATAAATGTGGCAAATAACTTTTACAAGAAATAGTTTTCATAGAATCATACATAtagtttttttaatctgtgttttctatacagacgcacacacagactaaCAGTTGTGGGCATAGGTTTGCAGGCATTCATTTTGGGCAGGAATGTCATATTACTTTTGAgctttgaaattatttatttgacccGTTTTTTTTCCAGGGTTTTATGACTACACAACATTTATCTTCTGTgattttttgtttacatttattttggattGGATTGACCAATATTCAGAAAAATGGCAGTCCAAGGAGTGAGGATCGAAGGAGGAAAAATGTAGATTTACACATGCTGGGAAAGTCTTTTTGAGCCATTtctaaacaactgcagaatCCAAGATCATCAGTTCAAACAATTGTACGCAAGTACAGGCTATTTGGCTTTGTCACCACTTTGTCAAGGTCTGGAAGAAGACCCAAACTGTCACCCTCAGGGAAGGGAATTGGCTAGGATGTTGAGGAACAAACCACCACCAAGGCTCAAGCCTGCCATTAACTGCAAAGTGGCGGAACACCAGTGTCACTGTTCACAGTGAAGCTGATTTACATAGCCATTGACTGAGAGGGTGCTGACCAAGAAAGAAGCCCTGCGCCAAAATCGACGCCCTCAAGCTGAAATTTGCACCTTCCCACATGCAGAAACCAAATGCCTTCTGGACAAAAGTTTTAGGGTCAGCTGAGACAAAGACTGAGCTATTTGGCTGCAATGACATAATTCTAAAAGAATTATGATTGAAGGAGACAAGGTAAGGCTTTCATACCTAAACATACTGCGCAAAATATTTAGCATTGTGGTTGTAGCATCATGCGCCGGGGCTGTTTATCTGCCAGTTGTACTGGTGCACTGCACAAAGTGAAGATGCCTCCAAACTCAAACCTTAAATTCACCTCAAATCAACAGCTACAAGGCAAAACTTGGACACAATTAAAGGGTTCCAATAGGACAATGATCACAAACATGAATCAAAACTGGTTTTGGAACGGATAAAGCAACATAACATTAAACTTCTGGAATGGTCCTGACCTCTACCCCATTGAACATTTGTGAACTATACTTAAAAGCCGGGTCCATGCCAGGAAACCAAGCAACTTTGGATAATCACTGCACCCTGGAAAAAGAATGgttcaaataaatcatcaaCCCAATATTAATATGACATTCATGCCCATgatgagtgtatgtaaacttcacaccagtgtgtgcgtgtgtgtgtgtatatatatttttcatttttttcacccCATAGTCTATTTTCTGACGTGATTGTTTCAAATAGATAACACAACTAAAAAAGCCTAAGTCTAGTTGGGTTGTGTAGACTATAAGCTCCATCTATGGCACAAccaacatacacagacaaaacaaaaccccaaaaagcACATCATGGCTCACCACTGTTTGTATCTGCTGCTTTTTAGATCAGACACATGCAGTTTTAATAAGCCTCAGATGCTGGATTAACACTGCATCCAGTAATTGTCAGTTGTTACTCAACAGGGGTGTAATGACACGTCCTTGTCCATAACTGTCCACTACAAAATCTTATATTCAATATGGGATTTATTTAACTTTGAAGGACCAAATTAGActcaaatgcagctttttttcaaagtgtgtgtttgtttctgcccCCTACACCAAACAACCAGAGGTAATCCTCGAGTGTGTATTTCTAACTATTAGAGGGACAACAGAGCTACTTAAGTAGTTTACGAGTATGTGACTCTTGTGTAAATTAAAAACTATAAATTTTTACTGTCcattttacagtgttgtttgaCTCAGTGGGACCCACCATTTTGCAACTGTCTATTCACGTAGCTTCATCAGTCACAGTTATGCTTCATAGTCagaaattctaaaaaaaaaataaaaaaataaaaaaataaaaaaaacaactaccaATGCAGTTTGTATTCTTGCTCTAAATGCTGACTTTTTAAGAGCACACACTGGTCAGAGTCTCAATGAGATGCTTCaaccaaaccctaaccctaaccctttgaaATAATTTGGTTTCATTGATAAAAATCTACTCTTCTTTGTAAGCTATTTGTATTATAGATTCTGAAAAGTCCCGTATAAATAAAGATCACATGGCTTACgttgtatattttttattttaactgtaatttATGAGAGCTGGGGTTAGAGCTACAGAGATGCTGATTTATGTTAATATATGTCAACAGTTTATAACCAAGGTTCCCCTTAAACTCTGTTACAGCTCATACCTGAGGTTTGCACTGAACTGTGGACTATGCCATTACACCCCTATTCAACAGCTATTTGTGTGCTGCGGCAAAGGCCTGTTGTCCAGGTGTGCACATGCAATGCTAAGTGTCCTACCTTGAATAACATGCACGAGCTCACTCCAGGAGTCAGATGAAATTAGCCTCTCGCTCACCGTGTGTcacacagttttaaaatagAAGCCTTTTCTGTCATCCAGAACTGTACCCAGTCTTTTCATCCGTATCTTTGCTTGTAATAATAGCTTTGACCTTCAGTCTGAGGGAGATTAATCAAAATGACTTTTTCAAAGTTAATGGATGTaaagagagcaaagaggggGGCTCcatgctttctttctgtcctctaTGCATGAGAGGCAAGGACAAGGTCAAATGGAGAGAAGTGGTGTGCTGATATACTCATGCTACCCATGATTCTGCAGCAACAAACCCAAACAGATGACAGAAGCATGAGTTTGGAAACTTATCTCATATGTGACACCTTATGTGATGCAACACATGGATTGAGCCCAGTTCTGCCCCTTAAAGgtagtttttctttgccattgtCGCCAAATGCTTACTCTTGGAGGAATATGTTgagtctctttaacaactccatcaAGAGTTTGGTCAAGACCTGCTCTTTGTGCCTTgtgtgccttgatgtaatttggtgctatataaataaattagatttaagCTTTTTGGTTCAAGTGACATACGTGATCATTAGTTGGAACTACCTGGAATTAGCTTTGGGTATAAAAGGTGACAACAGATGAGAAAGTTCCAAATTAACTCATGTTCTGTTTATGCTGAAGAGCGTCTATGCGTCACTCCAGTACCTGCTGAAGTTCCGCCGATCtttgaaaacaagcaaaaaaattaGGTTGGGATGAAATTCCTGTGAGTGTGGagtgacacacaaagacagaacagcaACCCATAGGCTCAGCCAAGCCAGCTCCACCCAGTCACCAGAAGACCCGGTGGTCCAGTGATACCTGTGACGATGATCTTGGGGACATCCAGAATGGTGCCGAATGATGCAGTTTTACGGTGGCCTCGTTTATACTGTGGGCGTGCTgcaaaaaacacatacacacatacagcttGCGTACACAAATAGGCATgcagactgagacagactggggggagggggagggggggggggggtgcccaACAGCTGGGATGGAAATGTATGCCGCACACATGCAGAGCATTCAGTATACGCGCAAGCGGCAGCATGCTTTCAGTCCATTCCTGATGCTGCATTGACTGCCAGCATGCATGAAGTAGACACTcgcataaaaaccaaaacataaagTATGAAGTTTATGCTTATGTGAAACTAAAATATAAACTATAGAGTTGGCTGACAGCTGGGTCCAACGGGCCTGAATGTGTTTATATGAGGTTTCACCCTCTACTTCAAAGTGATGGAAGCATGTGACAAAGGACCTGACACGTTGGGGTGTAGCAGTTTCTTATGAACTTGACAATAGTTCTGATGCCATTACTGTACAACTTATACcattaaatgttacatttaaaaaattacatttataatttCTTATTCTGCATTTCATGTAAAGATATTACCTGAAGGTGCAAATGGCATCTTAGGCTCCAGCTCTGACAAGTCAGCACTCATTCGCTTGCTGTCAGATGACGGCAGGCACTGTGTCCGTGCAGGCAGACTCTCAACGCTGCCGCCTCTGGACAGAGGCAGAGTCCTCAACGGGTCTCCCTATGCACACCGGATCAGAAAACTTTAACAATCTCCACTCCACTCGCAATTAACAGTCTCAATAGCTTTGACAGAGATGTGACGGAAAGCAATACCTTTGGCTTGAAATGAGGCGCAAATTGAGGCGTGATCTTGATAGTGTCGTTGCTCCCTTGAGAATCACTATGCTCCATGTTCGCATCACTTTTGTTGCTTGTGCTGGTGCCAGTGTAGTCAACACATGAACCTGTTATTCCCCAAGACACAAGACAGGAGACTTTTAATGCATTAAAGCCGGTGGGGTTTTCTTTAAAACTGGTTAAAGACAGACTGTAAATTGTCTCTGTTGAACTATATTACCTAAAAGGTTTTAAGAGAAATGTAGAAATTATAACGGATTGAATAGTTTTTCAAGTCTTCTGCCCAAATTGTCCAGTTTGGGTAGttttaaatctcttttaaaattaaaatgatctcTTTCAGCTCTGGATCACAATTGTTCTGCGTCCATGTGAAAACAAGTgcaaagaagaaacagacacTGTCTACTCTGTTGTACTCAGCTTATTAGTCAAGGCAACTGTATTTGTATATCACTTTTTATATGCTAAGGCAATTCAAAGTGATTTACAgagcaataaaataaagagtCGTTCAACGATATGaattaacaataaaaacaagagaaaatattacatcaattcctaaattattcaaaaattatcattaaaaaTTGTTAAAGTGAAGACAAGAGGAGTAAATTTTACAATAATTGGGAAAAAACAGCATACTTATCACAGGGTGGAGAAGATAGTATAAAAAAGGATATGACTATAAATTGCTGGTTAGTTGGGACTTGACTGACATCAGCTGGGAATGtattacagatttttattacATGATACCACAGTGTTACTTCACCCTGTTTTATTATTGGATGGGTGCAGAGATTGTTAGTTGGAGGACATTTAACAGATATCTATATCACAATTTCCAGAGGTCTCAGTTTTGACCTCTCCAGACCGCAATGCAACCCTGGGGGTTTCAAACTGGGATGAGGCGAAAACATAGTGGCATAGATTCAGTCAAAAAGGTAGCAGTGTGTGGGCAACCTTAGAGGCAGCTTTTGGCATACTGTACTTAATTTAATACCTTCTAATAGTGTTTCAGGCCCTGCTGagtgtttctgtttgcagaGCTTCTGCTCATCTgatttgtaatgttttttttcaccattcTAAGTAGAAACTCTGGAAACAGTTGTGTGTAATCAATGGTTCCAGAAACTCAGCCAAGTCTGTTCAATCCCATGGTGCACGCTGTCTCTCTGTTGCTAGCGCTGTTTCCTATGTTTCCATTGCTGCTCTACTTCTATCCGAATTGGTCTTGTAGTTCccttgtgcttttgtttgttcagcctgttgttgtttgttgtttgcagcCTGGCCCTGCTCTGTATACTGAGACAGCTTTTGACTGAAGTCTTTGATTTTTAAGTGACACTTCTCACAAAGAGAATAAATGGTTTTCCCAGTCGATACTAGTTGCCATTCACTGGTTTGCAAACTGCTGTTTCAAAGCCTctagtttgtaatttggctgtcgGCCatcttaaaactttttttttttttaaggagaagATGAAGCAGAGGCAGCGCGAGGCTGACGTTCCCTGTACTGCATGGGaccataattttaaaaaaattacactgtGATGCATGGACAATGCATCAGCACTGGAGCGCACTGTTGGTGcacagacatgcatgtacaGGTTCTATCAAAGGTTGTTTAACCTGCACCTACTGGAAAGATTTTATATCATATTAGTCAGTGCTTAATGAATAGTTTAATCATGTTGAAATTAAATGACTGGATATTGTGACTCAATTAAACCACTTCTATATAATATCTCTTGCCATACATACATActtttatatatacataaaagACATGCACTTGCTGATGACTGGTCCTTGGAAATATGAATTTCAACCAGATtatgcaaacattttattttcttcacttgGAGAAAATGTCCAGGCAGCACAACATCCATGATTTGAAACTGGACACTGAAACCATAAACTCataaggaaaatgtttactgagcgaATAAATCCAGTGAAAGTGATAACATTTCCCCATAGCTATTAAGGAGCTGTTTAGCAattcataatattttttatcTCAGTATCAGGGAACAATGGAGCTGgtaaaaacatttgaacattcTCTGGCCAATCGAGTTTGAGCCAGTGCCCCTTCAGCCAATCAACTTGTGCATTGGTGTTACGTCATTAACAGCACTGTGTACCACACTGTGGTTGTAAACATTTAAGAACATATTTACGGAGGGAATACATCTAAGGAGATGTGGTCAGAATGCAattttaaggctcttcagcattgacTTTACCTTTCAGACTCAAACTCTACATTCACTTTTATAGACAGTCTGTGGTTGATACCGACACTGTCCAGAGAGAGTATGAAACCTGAtaaggtaaaaaacaaacatacctcATTAGAAAATTTGGCATTTTGCTCCTTCATCAGTTGTTAACCAGGCACACAGAGATCCACACCACATTGGTGCATTCCAGACATTTGATTTTGACTGTTGTACCTGTACTAGTAGCAGAGTTGCTCTGTCCCTCGTCTGAATACTGATAGGGATACTGCAGGGGTTCATCAGATTCTGGGAagtactgagaaaaaaaaaaaaacaaaacaaaacaaaaaacagaaggatTTAGAAGGCTGGATTGAACAAATAGCTCTGATTTCTATCCCAATTTAACgtaaatgaaaaagcagaaaagcaagAAAAGCTGCTTTGTCTGCTGTACTTGTTCTGATCTTTGGATCTCTTGGTTCAGCCAGATGTCATAGCTGTTGATCATTCTTTCTGGCTCTTTACAGTTTGAATGTGTATTCATATTATCATGCTGATTTTGCTCAACTCTACCCCCATGCCACTCAAGCACCTGTTTTAtaagttaaaacatttttcactgcaAGTCCAGTTTTCTGTTTGGACTACAAGAAATTATGTCCTCACATGCAGttacagagcacacacagatggagtTTAGAGGGTTTGAGCTACTAGCTACTGTGCAGACTGATAAATCTGTAATGTCACATCGGGGTGGTGGCGCCTCCATATGAGATGCTTTGATCAATGATTGTCTGGtgttaaaaaacatatttcacagtGTCTGTGCTTTGAAAgatttttacagcagaaaaaaggggaaaataataCTGACACCTGCGTCAACTGCTGAGTCATTTGACCCAGGTGTGAATGCTGATTGTACTCTCTTCCATTTCTGTAAAAAATCTGACATTAGCTGGCTTTAGTGGGTTTAATGCCCAGTGGAAAAGGGCTTTAGAAATGCTGTCCTGATGAGCCTTGCTATGTTACTGTAAACCACATGCAGCATTAATTGTTAGATTTTCACCCCACTGTTCTTGaactctgtttttattctgctccCTGTGGTTGAAATGTTTGGTCAGATTTATTGATTCATTGATCGCAGTTTAATTTTAGTCTAATACAGAAGGTCTTCAGTGTGTGGAGACAGATTACCCTCATTAGATGAGTCATGATTTTCACGATCTCCTCCATTGAAGGCCGCTGAGAGGGGTCTTTTGACCAACAGCGAGTCATCAGGCTCTCAATGGGCTTGGGCAAATTTTTGATCAAAGGTGGTCTTGTACctgaatgtgaaaaaaaaaaaagacgagaAAATCCTCAGTCAAAGTGAGAGAAACAAATAACTTTTGGCATCACACAAGACAAGTCAAGAACCATTAAGTATATCCCCTGAGCCAGAAATGACTGAGGCAGGCAGATTCAGTcagcaaaaacatcaaacttgTCGCAAGTGTCCCATTAGTATTCTCCTGCATCCATCTCTGTAATAGAAGAAACTACAGGGAATACACGACTGTGTTTCAGCTGCTTGTTCCTGCCATATTCCTCCCAGCAGGCCTGACTGTGCCACCGCATACCAGGCACGACCTTTGCTCTTTGCTTCTGCCTCTGCGCCAAACACAACAGTCTGTGACTCACCATTGTGCACAGCCCACATGATGCGAAAAGCTGGTCCTCCAATTTCATCAAAGGGCTTCCTGCGAGTGATCACCTCCCAGAGAATGATCCCCCAGCTGAACACATCACATTTCTCGCTGTAATTGCTGCctgcaaacacagagaaaccacagcaacATTTAGACTCTTTGCAAATGGGagatatgggggggggggggggggggggggggcatcactTGCTGACTGATAAAGGTAATTCTCTACGGCACGTTAGTGATGAGAATGAGTGTAAGCTCAGGAAGGCATGACAGTTTTTGTCTCCTCCCTGCCATCAAAGGAGAGGATTTTTTTACCTCGCTCCTGTGTTGCTTAATTACTTGGTCTATTATTGCAGTGGTAATGTGCACATCACACACCTATTTTAAAGTTGCTGTGGTGAGCCACTCTGATTGCATTTCACGCTGATGCAAATTAGTTATACAGAGTTCACAGAGAGGGCAAGAGTGAGCTACTTAGTTGGTCAGGAGCCTTGTAACTTGCCTACAAAGAAAAGATAATGACTCAGGCTTAATCTGTCTTCCAACCTCACTAAGAACACATCTGTTGTAAAACTGCATTAAAGCTTATTGCTGAATGTGAGCAAATTGTCTGCCAATGCACTACCACCTCCCATGGGAAATAATGCCACAGGCATCACTCTGTTCATCTTTCTATGTTGCTTGAGAGACAACCATCAATAAAGCAGGACAGTGAGGCAGGCGGTTGATGGTGAATGAAGAATTCATGTCTCTGTGCCATGAGAGCAAAGATGAAATTaacatgaaaaagcaaaatCTGGGTGCAAATAAAAGCAGATATAGACAtagaaaataaactgacaggATAGTTACCCTAATGAATACTTGGAATACCACTCATACTTGCCTTCAAATACCTCTGGGGCCATCCATGCTGCACTTCCTTTGTTGTTGGTCATGTGGGTCTGAATGTCGCAAGCTGTTCCAAAGTCACATATCTTCAGCACGGTGCCTCCTGCCACCAGAAGcagactgaaacaaagaaagcagaaaataaacccCATAAGAAGCTTTCACTTGAAAGtatgaatgacagaaaataatttttaagtgttttgtgAAGGAATGAAAAAGTTGTTTGCAGTATTTCTGATTTGTAGCCCTATGTTTCAGGGAATTACCAAGGTGTGGACAGAGAATATTGAGCTCTCCAATATCTCAAAAGTCTTTTCAAaccaaaaaagta
This genomic interval from Echeneis naucrates chromosome 24, fEcheNa1.1, whole genome shotgun sequence contains the following:
- the map3k7 gene encoding mitogen-activated protein kinase kinase kinase 7 isoform X3; this translates as MSWCLQCSQGVAYLHGMKPKALIHRDLKPPNLLLVAGGTVLKICDFGTACDIQTHMTNNKGSAAWMAPEVFEGSNYSEKCDVFSWGIILWEVITRRKPFDEIGGPAFRIMWAVHNGTRPPLIKNLPKPIESLMTRCWSKDPSQRPSMEEIVKIMTHLMRYFPESDEPLQYPYQYSDEGQSNSATSTGSCVDYTGTSTSNKSDANMEHSDSQGSNDTIKITPQFAPHFKPKGDPLRTLPLSRGGSVESLPARTQCLPSSDSKRMSADLSELEPKMPFAPSARPQYKRGHRKTASFGTILDVPKIIVTASCEPQRRRSVQDIPGISTESSQGSRNSSRSSSPSVRMMPPDKTGRGYFPSEDPTDTNGSDNSIPMAYLTLDHQLQPLAPCPNSKESMAVFEQHCKMAQEYLKVQTEIALLIQRKKELIAELDQDEKDQQNTSRLVQEHKKLLEENKSLSTYYQKCKKQLELIRVQQQKRQGTS